A region of the candidate division WOR-3 bacterium genome:
GGAAGTCTTTGTCTTTCAAGGCGAACCGAATAATATCAAGATAACAACCAAGAAGGATCTAATATTTCTAAAAAAGAATTTATGAGGAAAGTAATAATATTTGGTTCCACCGGTTCAATTGGATTGAATACAATTAAGGTTTTAAAAAATTTGAGAGAATATAAAATTGCTGGTCTGGCAACTTATTCAAATTATAGACTTTTGAATAGACAGATTAATGAATTAAGCCCCCAATATGCGGTTTTAGTTAATAAAGGATACTACAAAGAGTTAAAACAAACTTTCGGAAAAAAGAATATCATGTTCGGCGAAGATGGATTATATGAAATGATAGAAAAATCTAACGCCGATATTCTTGTTGCTGCATTTTCAAGTGCAATCGGTATATATGCAATCCTTTCGGCAATAAGAAAAGGTATGAGAATCTGTCTGGCAACAAAAGAAGTTCTTGTGAGTTTTGGTGAAATAGTGATGAAAGAGGTAAAGAAGAATAATGTAGAATTGATACCAGTGGACAGTGAACATTCAGCGATATACCAGTGCCTTGAAGGTAGAAAACCGGACGAAATTGATAAAATTATTCTTACTGCAAGTGGCGGTCCATTTTTAAATCGTTCTTTAAAAAATGTTCGGAAATCAGATGTTTTGAATCATCCTGTCTGGAATATGGGTAAAAAAATAACAGTTGATTCAGCAACGATGATGAACAAAGCACAGGAAATCATTGAAGCGCACCATCTTTTTAATGTTCCACCTGAGAAAATAAAGGTTGTTATACATCCTGAGGCGATCTGCCATTCTTTGGTCCAATTTATTGATGGGACTTTGATCGGTCAATTTTCTCGTCCCGATATGAGGTTGCCCATACAATATGCGTTGACTACCCCACAGAGAATGCCATCACTTGTGAGATCAATAGAACTTGATAAAATAAGACATTTGAATTTTTTCACGCCGGATTACAAGAAGTTCCCGGGATTAAATTTAGCCTATGAGGCATTGAAGATTGGAAAAAGTATGCCGGCTGTTCTTAACGGTGCGAATGAGGCAGCAGTCAGGGCATTCCTTGATGATAAATTAAGATTTCAGGACATAACTGGTATTATTAAAAAGGCAATGTCCGCCCACAATCCTGTGTCGGGTGGTATAGAAGAATATAGGCAGGCTGAAATATGGGCAAAAGAATTTGTTCACAAAGAGATAAAAAAAGGGAGGTAGGGTGTTTCTGATAACAGTGATCGCATTTCTTTTTATCCTCGGTTTTTCCATTACTATTCACGAATTTGGCCATTTTATATTTGCCAAGATTTTTAAAATTCCTGTAGAAAAATTTTCTATTGGTTTTGGCCCACCGATAATAAAAAAGAAGATTGGTGAAACCGATTTCAGAATTGCGTATATCCCGGTGGGCGGTTATGTGAAGATGGCGGGCGAGGAAGATGCTGAAATTCCCTTTTCAAAACAGAATCTTGAAACATCAGAAAATCAAATTCCTGGCTTTTATGAGGCACCTTTATTCCACAGAATAATGGTTGTGATTAGTGGTCCCGTTTTCAATATAATTTCCGGTGCAATTGTTTTAATCGTTCTTTATATGTTTTTCGGATTATATGTAAACCCGCATTTGCGAATAAAAGTGGAAAATGGAAGTTATGCTGAAAGGATTGGATTAAAAAACCTTGATTCACTTATTTCTATAAACGATCAACCTATCAGTTACTGGGATGAAATAGAAGGAATATTTGAGTCAAAAAAAGATAGTGTTATAAAAGTTACATTAAAAAGGGAAGGTCAGATATTGGTAATGAATTTAGTTGTAAATCCCGATTCACTGATTTTGACTCCTTTTGTTCCACCCGTAGTTGGTTCTCTTAAGATAGATGGTCCCGCACACAAAGCAGGAATGGTAAATAATGATACAATAATAAGTATTGATGGAAAAAAAATTGAAACCTGGGATGACTTTGTATCAATAGTGCGGAAGTCTAAGAATGTGCCGTTAAATATTACCTATAAACATAACAATGAATTGAAATCAGCAGTGATAACCCCGCTACCCTATTATGACCCTATATTAAAAGATACGATTGGTCAGATCGGTATCGTTATGCCATTGAAGAAGATTAATATTAAACCGGGCAAGGCGGTGGCAATGGCGATAAATCGCTCAGTAGAATTGATTTATTTGACACTCAAGACTTTTTATCAATTGATAAAAGGTGAAATTTCAAGAAAGGCACTTGGGGGTCCAATTGCTATTGCTAAACTTACTGGGGAATCAGCACGCTGGGGTTTTGAAAATTTACTGAGTTTATTGAGTGTAATATCTATAAACCTTGGGCTTGTCAATCTTTTTCCTATTCCGGCATTGGATGGTGGCCACATAGTGGTGGCGATAATAGAAGGAATTCGGAAGAAACGATTCAGTAAAAAGACAAGATTGGTAATTCAACAAGTGGGTTTTGCTATAATCATATTGCTTATCATTTATGTTACATTTAATGACCTAACAAGATGAAGATACTGTTTTATTATCCAGTTTCATCTGCGAAAAGATTTGAACCCCTCATTGCAATTAAAGGAAGCGCATTTTTTCGCAGGCCCAATTACGATGCAATGCGTCTTGCCTATCTTTCAAAAAATTGTGATTTTTATTATTTTGATGAAAGAACTGAGGAAAAACCTGAAATTACGCCTGATATAATTGTTTTCCCCATTCCTCTTACTCTGGCATATTATACTCAAACTTTGGCGCAAAAATACCATGAAATAGGTGTCAAGACGGTCGCCTATGGTGTTTATCCATCGCTGTTTTTGGCTGAAGCAAAAAAGTATTTTGATGTTGTTGTCAGGGGTGATATAACTGCAGTCTGGGAAAAAATTCTTAATGATTATAAAAATAATGAAATCGCCGATGTCTATGAAGCGGGGGAGGCAAGGGTTAGTTTTAGAACATACCGTGAATATGAAAAAAAATATGGTTTGACACCGATAATTTCGCAATTGAGAACTTCGTATGGATGTTTCTGCAGCAATGAGTTTAAAGATTATTGCTTTGAAAGCGTTATTTATAAAAAAGACCAATTCTGGGACCCCAAAGAAGTTTATTATGAAGTTTCGAGGTTACAGAGAAAAATGATATATTTAATGGATGATGATTTTTTACATAATCTTGATTATGCCTGTGAGATTCTCCGTGAATGCTGGCGTTTGAAAAAAATGTGGATATTCCAGACCAAAGGTTCATTTTTCAAATACCCAAGGTTTATGAATTTTTTAAAAGAACATGGTGTGCGTATTATATACCTGAAAGAAGATTGGTTGGGTAACAACCTCTCAAACGATATTTATAGACGGGAGTTTACAAAACAGAAAGAATACGAAGTCAATATGATACATGGAAGTAGAATGACCGTTGGTGCTAAAATTATGCTTGGATTTGAAGGTGAAAATGCAAAGTTTTTTAGAGATTTCTTAAAATTTTTGTTCAACATTAAACTTGATTTTGTGGAAATTGCAGTGCGAACACCGTTGCCTTTTACTGAGACTTATAAAAAACTGGAGAAAAGTAAACGTGTTAATAAAGACCTTTCTCTTTATGATAGGTGGATGCCAGTGGTAAGACTGGAAGGAATTGCTCAGAATGAATTGTATAACTGGCTTGAATTACTAAGAGATAGTTTTTATTCTTGGGAAACAATCTTACGCCGTTTAATACTTGTCGCCCCTCAGCTTGGATTTTATAATACTATGTTTTTCTATCTTATTCCTAATCTTTCATATCGCGACAATTTTCTTGAAAAAGTTGGTTATCCACCATAATGCTACATTATACAAAAATATCTTGACTTTAATGAATTGACAGATATAATCTTTGGTAGAGGAGGTAATATGAAACGCATTATACCTTTTCTTTTTTTAATAACAGCAGGAATCCTCTCTGCCCAGACAGTCGTTGTGCGTGTGTATGGCAGATGGGATGACCTTGCTCGTATATCGCCGAAATACAACCTTGATATTGCTACGGGCAGGGCAAATGAGTGGTATGATATTGTGGCTGACCGTAATACAATGGATAAAATCATTGCTTCGGGATTACCTTATGAGGTTCAGATTTATAGTCTTGAATTGGAGAAAGAAGAGGTTAGAAGCCATTATTACAGTTATGACCAGTATGTCCAGATGATGCGGCAGATGGCACAGAATTATTCTTCAATCTGTAAGTTTGATTCACTGCCGATAAGGACATATCAGAATCGCTGGATATATGGTGTTAAGATTTCGGATAATCCTAATTATGAAGATCCTACCGAGCCAGGGTTTTTGATTGATGGTTGTCATCATGCCCGTGAGTGGGCGACGCCTTTTGTGGTTTACAAGTTTTGTGATTCAATAACGAAGGTTTATGCGACGAATAATGAGATAAAGCAGATTGTTGATAATATAGAGATATATGCGTTTCCGGTGATAAATGTTGATGGATATGTATATGATTATCCGTCCGGGTTATCCTGGCGTAAGAATCGTGAGCCGTTCGGTGGTGCCACAGGCACTGACCCGAATCGGAATTATGGTGGTTGTAGCGGTGATATTGCTGGTGACTGGGGTGCGGTTGATGAAGCACAGGCAAGCCATTATCCTTCAGACCAGACATTCTGTGGTGCTTGTGT
Encoded here:
- the dxr gene encoding 1-deoxy-D-xylulose-5-phosphate reductoisomerase → MRKVIIFGSTGSIGLNTIKVLKNLREYKIAGLATYSNYRLLNRQINELSPQYAVLVNKGYYKELKQTFGKKNIMFGEDGLYEMIEKSNADILVAAFSSAIGIYAILSAIRKGMRICLATKEVLVSFGEIVMKEVKKNNVELIPVDSEHSAIYQCLEGRKPDEIDKIILTASGGPFLNRSLKNVRKSDVLNHPVWNMGKKITVDSATMMNKAQEIIEAHHLFNVPPEKIKVVIHPEAICHSLVQFIDGTLIGQFSRPDMRLPIQYALTTPQRMPSLVRSIELDKIRHLNFFTPDYKKFPGLNLAYEALKIGKSMPAVLNGANEAAVRAFLDDKLRFQDITGIIKKAMSAHNPVSGGIEEYRQAEIWAKEFVHKEIKKGR
- the rseP gene encoding RIP metalloprotease RseP — encoded protein: MFLITVIAFLFILGFSITIHEFGHFIFAKIFKIPVEKFSIGFGPPIIKKKIGETDFRIAYIPVGGYVKMAGEEDAEIPFSKQNLETSENQIPGFYEAPLFHRIMVVISGPVFNIISGAIVLIVLYMFFGLYVNPHLRIKVENGSYAERIGLKNLDSLISINDQPISYWDEIEGIFESKKDSVIKVTLKREGQILVMNLVVNPDSLILTPFVPPVVGSLKIDGPAHKAGMVNNDTIISIDGKKIETWDDFVSIVRKSKNVPLNITYKHNNELKSAVITPLPYYDPILKDTIGQIGIVMPLKKINIKPGKAVAMAINRSVELIYLTLKTFYQLIKGEISRKALGGPIAIAKLTGESARWGFENLLSLLSVISINLGLVNLFPIPALDGGHIVVAIIEGIRKKRFSKKTRLVIQQVGFAIIILLIIYVTFNDLTR
- a CDS encoding M14 family metallopeptidase; translated protein: MKRIIPFLFLITAGILSAQTVVVRVYGRWDDLARISPKYNLDIATGRANEWYDIVADRNTMDKIIASGLPYEVQIYSLELEKEEVRSHYYSYDQYVQMMRQMAQNYSSICKFDSLPIRTYQNRWIYGVKISDNPNYEDPTEPGFLIDGCHHAREWATPFVVYKFCDSITKVYATNNEIKQIVDNIEIYAFPVINVDGYVYDYPSGLSWRKNREPFGGATGTDPNRNYGGCSGDIAGDWGAVDEAQASHYPSDQTFCGACVNSGDETRALAMYVRNRIINAYMTYHSYSELILWPWGWTSSGTPDATVYTRLGNRMAGMVNRLGGGTYTPGQSYSNPYPTSGGSDDWLYSWCHWVGGIANLSYCTEIGTAFYQDTTQLDIIFRENFKALKYLAQLCRDSIPILCEGCVAPPVIYPIGNVSQNYTIRWHPVNPSENHPTQWELVELSNPSVIEDNLESGTGRWVLQGFSLSTAQHHSGSYSLFSGNTNNMNSAARTLHPY